The bacterium genome contains the following window.
GCGGGCGACGAGCGGGATCACGCCGCGTTGGGGCGCGGCACGCCGAGCGGCACGTCGTCGAGCGCCTGCAGGCGCGGCAGCACGGTGCGGGCGAACAGGCGCATCGACCGCTCCGCGTCCTCGTAGGGCATGCCGGCGTAGCTGAACACGCCGTTGTACGCGGCGGCGCCGGTGAGATTGCGGATCTCGAGGATCTTCTCGTAGCACTGCTCGGGCGTGCCCCAGACCTGCAGGTTGAGGAAGAACTCGGTCATGGCGTCGACGCCGCCCGGCGCGCCGACGATCTCCTGCATGCGGCCGTAGCCCTCGTAGCCCTTGGTCTGCTGCAGGTGGGTGTCGAGGAACTCGTAGTGCTCGACGACGCTCTTCCAGTAGCCGCCGATGTAGCGCTCGGCCATGGCGCGGGCCCGCGCCGGATCCTCGTCGCAGAACGTCCAGCCGGCGACGATCGGCGCCGGCGCGGGGATGCCGGTCACCTCGGCGTGGACGCGGCGATAGGTGGCGAGCTCGTCGGCGACGAGGTCCCACGGCTTCTGGGGAATGATCAGCAGGCCGAGGCCGAGGCGGGCGACGATGGGGAACGACTCGGTGGACACGGCGGCGGCGTAGCTGCGGCCGCGGAAGGTGGTGTGCGGGCGCGGCCGGATGTCGCGCCGCGGCTGCTTCACGTAGGTGCCGTCGTATTCGCACCAGCCGCGCTCGAGGCCGGTGAGGATCATCTCCGCCGCCTCGGTGAAGCGCTCGCGGCTGCTGTTCATGTCGACCCCGAGGCCCTCGAACTCGATCCGCCCCAGGCCGCGGCCGACGCCGAGAATGACGCGGCCGTTCGACATCGCGTCCAGCATCGCCACTTCCTCGGCGACCCGCATCGGATTGTGCCACGGCAGCACGACCACCATGGTGCCGAGCAGCAGCGTCTCGCTGCGCGCCGCGAAGTAGGCCAGCATCTGCAGCACGTCGGGGCACATCGTGTAGTCGGTGAAGTGGTGCTCGACGCCCCAGATCGACTGGAACCCGAGCGCTTCGGCCATGCCGCCGAGCCGCAGCTCCTGCTGGTACACTTCGAGGTCGCTGCGGCCGTGGTCGGTGCCCTGGAAGATGATCGCGAGTCCGACGTCCATGGGGGCCTCCTCTAGCAGAAAATCCGTGCGCCGTGATCAGGAACCGGTGGCCGGTCGGCGATGCGACGACGCGCGTCGCTGGACGGGCAGCGATCGGTTGCGGTGACCGGGCGCCGATCGCCTGCCGGGCTAGTGGCCGAACACCTCGAGGATGCGCTGGTTGTTCTCCCGCAGCCGCTCGGGGGGAACGCCGATCGACGGGGCGTAGAAGAGGACCTCGTCGCAGAGGCCGGTCCACTGCGCCAGGCGGTCGCGCGCCTCGTCGGGCGGGCCGGCGATGGCGATCTCGTCGACCAGGCTGTCGGGGATGGCGGCGGCCATGGCGGCGACGTCGAAGCCGGCGAGGGCGGCGCGGCAGGCGGCGGCGACCTCGGGCAGGCCGTGGAACTGCAGGATCGTGTGGTAGACCTTGACCGTGTAGTAGAAGCCGATCTGCTGCTTGGCGTCCTGCACGGCGACGGCGCGGTCGGGATGGAGCGAGGTCATCACGTAGGGCACCAGGCGGCAACTGCCGCTGGCGCGGCCGGCGGCGGCCTCGGCGCGGCGCAGGGTGGGCAGCGTGACCTCGCGGTGCCAGCGGCGCGTGGCGATCGGATGGCCGACCAGGCCGTCGGCGGCGGCGCCGGCGCTGCGGATCATCGGCGGGTTCACCGCCGCGGTCCAGATCGGCAGATCGGGGCGGGCCCCCGGGCGCATGAAGACGGGAATCCTGAGATCCCAGAAGCGCCCCGTGAAGCGGAAGCCGAAGCCGTTGGCGGCGGCGAAGGCGGCGCGCAGCAGCTCGATCAGCTCCTTCATCCGCGCCGCCGGCTTCTCGAACGGCATGCCCCACCAGTCGGTGTTCATGCGCGCGGTGCCGCTGCCGAGGCCCAGCACCATGCGGCCGCCCGAGAGCTCGTCGAGGTCCATGGCGGCGGTCGCGTGCACCATCGGCGAGCGGGTGAAGGCGTTGGCGATGCCGGTGCCGAGCGTGATGCGGGAGGTGGTGGCGGCGATCGCGCCCAGCACCGCGAAGGCGTGCTGGTTGAAGAACTCGACCGAGAACACCGCGTCGAAACCGGCGCGCTCCGCCGCCTGCGCCAGCGCGAGATTGCCGCGCGTCGAGCCGGCGGTGAGGATCAGTCCGCGTCGCATGTCTCGTCTCCCGTCCCCCGTCTTCTCTGCTCGTCGGCGCTCGCGCGCCTCGCCCGCGCCTGGCGCACCCGAGGGCCGGGACGAGGCCGCGCGTCGACGAGATTGAATCTCTGATCAGGGATTCGTAGTCTCCTAGCCAACCCCGCCCGCCGGCGGCAAGCGAAAAGCGAGGAGCCCGCGCATGCGATTCCACACCCCGATCTGCGATCTGTTCGGCATTCGCCACCCGATCTTCCTCGCCGGCATGGGGCAGGTGGCCTACGCCGAGGTCTGCGCCGCGGTGTCGGAAGCGGGGGGCTTCGGCACGCTCGGCATGGTCGGTGCGGCGCCGGAGGGCATCCGCGACGAGATGCGCCGGGTGAAGGCGCTGACCGACAAGCCCTTCGGAGTCGACCTGCTGCAGGCGCTCCCCGATCAGGTGGAGGCGGCGATCGACGTCATCATCGAGGAGGGGGCGACGGCGTTCATCGCCGGGCTGGGCATTCCCGGCCCGGTGATCGGCCGCTGTCACGCCGGCGGCGTCAAGGTGGTGTCGATGTGCGGCACGGTCGAGCACGCGCGCAAGGCCGAGCAGGCGGGCTGCGACGTAGTGGTGGCGCAGGGCACCGAGGCGGGCGGGCACACCGGCCGCGTCGCCGCCATGGCGCTGATCCCGCAGACGGTCGACGCGGTGCGCATTCCGGTCCTCGGCGCCGGCTCGATCGTCGACGGCCGGGGCTTCGTCGCGGCGCTGGCGCTCGGCGCCCAGGGGGTGTGGATGGGGACGCGGTTCATCGCCACCACCGAGGCGCGGGCGGCGCGCCAGTTCAAGGAGCGGATCGTCGCCGCGCGCGGCAGCGAGACGGTGGTGACGCGCTGCTACTCGGGCAAGCCGATGCGGGTCATCACCAACCCCTACGTCGAGGAGCAGGAGCGGCACCCGGAGAACATCCGCCGCTTCCCCGAGCAGATGCTGCACAGCGCCGTGACCGGGGTGATCAACTACGTCGACGACGACGCCACCGACCCGCAGCGGACCTGCATGCCGGCGGGGCAGGGGATTGGCGGCATCGCCGACGTCGTCCCGGCCGGCGACGTCGTGCGCCGCGTCCTGCGTCAGGCGGCGGAGACGGTCGGCGCGCTCGGGCACCTGCCGTGAGCGCCACGCCGGCCCGACGGCGGCCGCCGCCGCGGCGCGGCAAGGCGCGCCGCGGCAAGGCGGCGGTCGTCCTCGCCCAGGAGATCGCGCGCGAGATCCACCGCCGCGGCCTCGGCGCCGGCGACAAGCTGCTGGGCGAGCAGAAGATGGTCGAGCGCTACGGCGTCGCCCGCGGCTCGCTGCGCGAAGCGCTGCGGTACCTCGAGCTGCAGGGGGTGCTGCGCATCAAGTCCGGGCCTGGCGGCGGGCCGGTGATCCAGGTGCCCGACGGACGCCACTTCGCCAGCACGCTGGCGCTGATGCTGCAGTTCGTCGGCGCGCGCTTCCGCGCCATCGTCGAGACCCGCTGGGTGGTGGAGCCCGGGATCGCCGCGCTGGCGGCCGAGCGGGCGAGCGCCGCCGACATTACCGCGCTGCGCGACTGCCTGGCGGCGATGCGCGAGGCGCTCGCCGACCCGCGGCGCTTCGCCGAGGAGAATCGCCGCTTCCACGATCTCCTCGCCTACGCCAGCGGCAACCCGCTGTTCCGCTTCCTCGTCCCGGCACTGCACTGGATCTCCGACGGCGCCGGCGGGGACTACCGCCCCGACGAGCGCCGCCGCATCCTGCGCGGCATGGCCGACATCCTCGCCGCCGTCGAGGCGCGGGCGCCGGCGATCGCCTACGATCTCACCCGCGCCTTCTTCGGGGCGTCGCTGGCGTACCTCGACCGCGCGCACGGCGAGCTGATGGCGCGCCCGCTGCGCTGGTCGGACTACCGCGACTGAGCGCGGCGCGCTCGCGCCGTCGTCCGTGCCACGAGGCGGAGGCAGGCGGGGCGGCGGCGCCCCGCGGGATTCACGCCTTCAGGGCGTGCTGGAAGCGCCGGGCGACCGCCACCGCCGTGCGCCGGGCATCCCCGAGGATGGAGTCGGCCGACTGCTTGATGTCCTTCCACGACTCGCCGGCGGCGCGGCCGAGGCGGTCGAGGCTGCGCGCCGCCTCGCGCTGGCGCGCCTGCAGCGCCTTCATCTGCGCCCGCGCGTCGGCGCGCAGGGCGGCGATGCGGCGCCGGGCATCGGCTTCGATCTTGGTCTCGGCGCGCCGCAGCCCTTTGCGCAGGTCGGCGATCGAGCGATCGAGATGCTGCACGCCCTGGCGGATCTCGCCGTACGCGGCGCGGACCTCGCGCGGCATCGCCGGGCGCGCGCGCTTCGCCGTCGCGCGCCCGCGGACCGTCCTCTTCGCTGCCTTGGTCGCCATCGCTGGCCTCCTCTCGCTGGGGTGGACAGCGACAGGCTAACAGTCCCGGCGCCGCTCGCCAGTGGCGCGGGGTCAGCCTTGATGCGACGAAAACATTTCACCACGGAGGCACGGAGACACGGAGTAACCTGGACAAGAGAGGGTTCGCGGGCGAGATCCCCAACGCCATCAGCAATGGCCATAGGGATCGCGCCCACCCGCCATTCCCAGGCTGCACCCTCTGTGTCTCCGTGCCTCCGTGGTGCAGGTGTCTTGTCGTATCGAGGTTAGCTGACGAGGCCGAGGCCGCCGTCGAGGACGACGACCTCGCCGGTCATGTAGCGGGAGATCACCACCCCGTAGATGGTGTCGGCGACGTCCTCGGCGGTCGCCGAGCGCGCGAGCGGCGCGCTGTGCTGCACGGCGGCATGGATCGGTGCCCAGTCCTTGGTCCAGGGCGTCGCCACCAGACCGGGGGCGACGGCGTTGACGCGCACCGGGCCGACGACGCGGGCGAGCAGGCGGGTGAGGTGGTTGATCGCCGCCTTCGACACCGCGTACGGGATCGAGCTGCCGGTCGGGCGGACGCCGGCCAGCGAGGTGACGTTGACGATCACGCCGCGGTCGCTCTGGCGCAGCGCCGGCAGCGCGGCGCGGCTCAGGTACCAGGTGCCGAGCAGGTTGACGTCCAGGATGCGGCGGAAGACCTCGTCGGTGACCGCATCGAGGTCGGCGTGCGGGATGAGCGCCGTGGTGCCGGCGTTGTTGACCAGGATGTCGAGGCGGCCGAGGCGGCGCACCGTCTCCGCCACCAGGCGCTGGCAGGTCGCCTCCTCGGCGACGCTGCCCTGCAGGTAGATGGCGTTCGGCAGCGACGCCGCGACCCGCTCGCCGGCCTCGACCGAGGTCGAGGAGTTGACCACCACCGCCGCGCCGGCGGCGGCGAGGCGGCGCGCGGTCGCCTCGCCGATGCCGCTCGACGAGCCGGTGACCAGGGCGACCTGGCCGGCGAGCGTGCCCGAATCGCTCATTGCGCGGCCGCCGGCTGTCCCTGCGGGGCGTTGGCCATGAACTGGGCCAGCAACTGCACCAGCTCCTGCGGCGGGGTCATCTCCGGGTCCTCGACCGAGTCCTTCAGATGCTCGAACTGCAGCAGGTCGAGCTTCTCGTAGGCGGCGCGGACCCGCGGCGTCAACAGGCCGAGGCGCTTCAGGTTGGGGACGATCTTCTGGAACATCATCTGGCGGAAGCCGCGCATGAAGGGCGTCTGCTGCGACCAGTCGTTCCACACCTTGGTGTCCCAGCCGAGGCGTTCGAAGACGGGCGTGATCAACAGGCGCTCGCGCAGCAGGTGGGTCGCCTCGATGACGAACTCCTCGCGCTCGCGCAGCTCCGCCGCGCTCATCTCCTTGCTGTACAGGTCGGCCAGCGACAGCACGCCGAAGGCGACGTGGCGCGATTCGTCCTGCATGACCCGCCCGATCAGGTCCTGGATCAACGGCTCGTCCATCATCTGCATGCGGGTGACCCCGAACGCCGCCAGCGCCAGGCCTTCGACCATGATCTGCATGCCGAGGAAGGTGATGTCCCAGCGGCTGTCGGTGATGATGTCGTCGAGCAGACGGTTGAGGCTCGGCACGCACTCGTAGGAGAGGCCGAGCTTCTCGGTCAGGTAGCGGTGGTACACCTCGACGTGCCGCGCCTCGTCGGCGACCTGGTTGGCGGCGTAGAATTTCGCCTCCTCCCAGGGCACGCCCTGCACGATCTTGGCGGTCGCCAGCAGCGCCCCCTGCTCGCCGTGCAGGAACTGCGACAGCATGAACGCGTTGATGTTGAGCTGGAAGGTGACGACCTCCTCGTCGTTCAGCGCCCTGGGCGGCGCCAGCAGCGTGTTCATCAGCGCCGGCATGCCGTTGGCGACCCGCTCCTTGACCATGCGCTCCAGGTTCACGTCGATCGACCAGTCGAGGTCGTTGGCGTTCCAGGCCAGCGTCTTGCCCTTCTCGTACAGGGTCAGCAGGTTCCGCTTCTCGAGCGCGTAGCGCCAGTCGAAGACGGTCTCCATCGTCGATTTCACGGACTCGAACACCGGGCCCTGCTTCGGGAGCGGCAACGGATTGTGCTGGGTGTACTGCATGCTTACCTCCGGCGATGGCGCGCCGCGGGGTGGCGGCGCGGCTCGATGCCCACGTAACGGAGCACCAGGGTGGTCAGCTCGCGGCGCAGCTCG
Protein-coding sequences here:
- a CDS encoding LLM class flavin-dependent oxidoreductase, which encodes MRRGLILTAGSTRGNLALAQAAERAGFDAVFSVEFFNQHAFAVLGAIAATTSRITLGTGIANAFTRSPMVHATAAMDLDELSGGRMVLGLGSGTARMNTDWWGMPFEKPAARMKELIELLRAAFAAANGFGFRFTGRFWDLRIPVFMRPGARPDLPIWTAAVNPPMIRSAGAAADGLVGHPIATRRWHREVTLPTLRRAEAAAGRASGSCRLVPYVMTSLHPDRAVAVQDAKQQIGFYYTVKVYHTILQFHGLPEVAAACRAALAGFDVAAMAAAIPDSLVDEIAIAGPPDEARDRLAQWTGLCDEVLFYAPSIGVPPERLRENNQRILEVFGH
- a CDS encoding ferritin-like domain-containing protein, whose translation is MQYTQHNPLPLPKQGPVFESVKSTMETVFDWRYALEKRNLLTLYEKGKTLAWNANDLDWSIDVNLERMVKERVANGMPALMNTLLAPPRALNDEEVVTFQLNINAFMLSQFLHGEQGALLATAKIVQGVPWEEAKFYAANQVADEARHVEVYHRYLTEKLGLSYECVPSLNRLLDDIITDSRWDITFLGMQIMVEGLALAAFGVTRMQMMDEPLIQDLIGRVMQDESRHVAFGVLSLADLYSKEMSAAELREREEFVIEATHLLRERLLITPVFERLGWDTKVWNDWSQQTPFMRGFRQMMFQKIVPNLKRLGLLTPRVRAAYEKLDLLQFEHLKDSVEDPEMTPPQELVQLLAQFMANAPQGQPAAAQ
- a CDS encoding nitronate monooxygenase, yielding MRFHTPICDLFGIRHPIFLAGMGQVAYAEVCAAVSEAGGFGTLGMVGAAPEGIRDEMRRVKALTDKPFGVDLLQALPDQVEAAIDVIIEEGATAFIAGLGIPGPVIGRCHAGGVKVVSMCGTVEHARKAEQAGCDVVVAQGTEAGGHTGRVAAMALIPQTVDAVRIPVLGAGSIVDGRGFVAALALGAQGVWMGTRFIATTEARAARQFKERIVAARGSETVVTRCYSGKPMRVITNPYVEEQERHPENIRRFPEQMLHSAVTGVINYVDDDATDPQRTCMPAGQGIGGIADVVPAGDVVRRVLRQAAETVGALGHLP
- a CDS encoding SDR family oxidoreductase, translating into MSDSGTLAGQVALVTGSSSGIGEATARRLAAAGAAVVVNSSTSVEAGERVAASLPNAIYLQGSVAEEATCQRLVAETVRRLGRLDILVNNAGTTALIPHADLDAVTDEVFRRILDVNLLGTWYLSRAALPALRQSDRGVIVNVTSLAGVRPTGSSIPYAVSKAAINHLTRLLARVVGPVRVNAVAPGLVATPWTKDWAPIHAAVQHSAPLARSATAEDVADTIYGVVISRYMTGEVVVLDGGLGLVS
- a CDS encoding FadR family transcriptional regulator codes for the protein MSATPARRRPPPRRGKARRGKAAVVLAQEIAREIHRRGLGAGDKLLGEQKMVERYGVARGSLREALRYLELQGVLRIKSGPGGGPVIQVPDGRHFASTLALMLQFVGARFRAIVETRWVVEPGIAALAAERASAADITALRDCLAAMREALADPRRFAEENRRFHDLLAYASGNPLFRFLVPALHWISDGAGGDYRPDERRRILRGMADILAAVEARAPAIAYDLTRAFFGASLAYLDRAHGELMARPLRWSDYRD
- a CDS encoding LLM class flavin-dependent oxidoreductase, whose protein sequence is MDVGLAIIFQGTDHGRSDLEVYQQELRLGGMAEALGFQSIWGVEHHFTDYTMCPDVLQMLAYFAARSETLLLGTMVVVLPWHNPMRVAEEVAMLDAMSNGRVILGVGRGLGRIEFEGLGVDMNSSRERFTEAAEMILTGLERGWCEYDGTYVKQPRRDIRPRPHTTFRGRSYAAAVSTESFPIVARLGLGLLIIPQKPWDLVADELATYRRVHAEVTGIPAPAPIVAGWTFCDEDPARARAMAERYIGGYWKSVVEHYEFLDTHLQQTKGYEGYGRMQEIVGAPGGVDAMTEFFLNLQVWGTPEQCYEKILEIRNLTGAAAYNGVFSYAGMPYEDAERSMRLFARTVLPRLQALDDVPLGVPRPNAA